Proteins encoded in a region of the Bombina bombina isolate aBomBom1 chromosome 12, aBomBom1.pri, whole genome shotgun sequence genome:
- the LOC128642602 gene encoding myosin-4-like, with product MGDGEMSVFGEAAQFLRKSDKERLEAQSKPFDAKNTCYVDDQKELYVKGLITAREDSKVTVKTDDGRTVTVKDSQVYPQNPPKYDKIEDMAMMTHLNEASVLYNLKERYAAWMIYTYSGLFCVTVNPYKWLPVYNPEVVAGYRGKKRMEAPPHIFALSDNAYQAMLTDRENQSVLITGESGAGKTVNTKRVIQYFATIAALGDAGKKKELTNSLQGSLEDQIIQANPLLEAFGNAKTVRNDNSSRFGKFIRIHFGTTGKLSSADIETYLLEKSRVTFQLSAERSYHIFYQIMTNAKPEIVEMLLITTNPYDYPSISQGEIVVKSIDDVEEFLATDSAIDVLGFNSDEKIGIYKMTGAVMHHGNLKFKNKQREEQAEPEGTEVADKIAYLMGLNSADMLKALCYPRVKVGNEYVTKGQTVPQVYNAVGALCKSVFEKLFLWMVTRINQQLDTKQPRQFFIGVLDIAGFEIFDFNSLEQLCINFTNEKLQQFFNHHMFVLEQEEYKKEGIDWEFIDFGMDLAACIELIEKPMGIFSILEEECMFPKATDTSFKNKLYEQHLGKCKNFEKPKPVKGRPEAHFSLVHYAGTVDYNISGWLEKNKDPLNDSVVQLYQKSSVKLLAFLYAAHNAPEADSGGKGGKKKKGGAFQTVSALFRENLNKLMTTLRSTHPHFVRCLIPNESKTPGIMENHLIIHQLRCNGVLEGIRICRKGFPSRILYADFKQRYKVLNASAIPTGEFIDSKKASEKLLGSIDVDHTQYKFGHTKVFFKAGLLGTLEEMRDEKLAKLITCTQALCRGYLMRIEFKKMMERREAIFIIQYNVRSFTNVKHWPWMKLYFKIKPLLKSAETEKEMANMKEEFEKTKEALVKAEAKKKELEEKMIALLQEKNELLLQSQSEGESLADAEERCEGLIKAKIQLESKIKEITERLEDEEESNAELTAKKRKLEDECSELKKDIDDLELTLAKVEKEKHATENKVKNLTEELAALDENISKVSKEKKALQEAHQQTLDDLQAEEDKVSSLTKAKTKLEQQVDDLEGSLEQEKKLRLDLERAKRKLEGDLKLSQETVMDLENDKQQTDEKLKKKDFEISQLQSKIEDEQTLGSQLQKKIKELQARIEELEEEIEAERAARAKVEKQRADLSRELEEISERLEEAGGATSAQIEVNKKREAEFQKLRRDLEEATLQNEAISASLRKKHADSVAELGEQIDNLQRVKQKLEKEKSEFKMEIDDLASNLENVSKSKANLEKLNRVIEDQLSEVKAKDDEHQRLLNDISTQKARLQTENGELSRQLEEKESLVSQLSRGKQGFTQQVEELKRQLEEETKAKNALAHALQSSRHDNDLLREQYEEEQEAKAELQRTLSKANGEVAQWRTKYETDAIQRTEELEEAKKKLAQRLQDAEEQVEAVNSKCASLEKTKQRLQSEVEDLMVDVERANSAAAALDKKQRNFDKVLVEWKQKYEEGQAELEAALKEARSLSTEIFKMKNAYEESLEQVETLKRENKNLQQEISDLTEQIGEYGKSINELEKVKKQVEQEKSDLQAALEEAEGSLEHEEAKILRVQLELNQVKSEVDRKIAEKDEELEQLKRNSQRAIDTMQSTLDSEIRSRNDALRLKKKMEGDLNELEIQLSHANRQAAEAQKQLRNVQAQLKDAQLQLDDAVRGQEDLKEQVAVIERRNTLQQAEIEEIRAALEQTERSRKIAEQELLDASERVQLLHSQNTSLINSKKKLESDASQLQNEVEEAVQESRNAEEKAKKAITDAALMAEELKKEQDTSAHLERMKKNLEQTVKDLQHRLDEAEQLALKGGKKQLQKLESRVRELENELDNEQKRGTEAIKGVRKYERRVKELTYQTEEDRKNVLRLQDLVDKLQLKVKAYKRQSEESEEQANSHLSRFRKVQHELEEAEERADIAESQVNKLRAKSRDVGGKKETEE from the exons ATGGGTGACGGGGAAATGTCCGTCTTCGGAGAGGCCGCTCAATTTCTCCGCAAATCTGATAAAGAGAGATTGGAGGCCCAGAGCAAGCCTTTTGATGCCAAGAACACCTGTTATGTGGATGACCAAAAGGAGCTTTATGTGAAAGGTTTAATCACTGCTCGGGAAGATAGCAAAGTCACTGTCAAAACTGATGATGGCAgg ACCGTAACTGTTAAAGACAGTCAAGTTTACCCTCAAAATCCCCCCAAGTATGATAAAATTGAAGACATGGCCATGATGACCCATCTGAATGAAGCCTCTGTGCTGTACAATCTCAAAGAACGTTATGCAGCATGGATGATTTAC ACATACTCTGGTCTTTTCTGTGTCACTGTCAATCCATACAAATGGCTGCCAGTGTACAACCCAGAGGTTGTTGCCGGCTACAGAGGGAAGAAGCGTATGGAAGCCCCACCACATATCTTCGCCCTCTCTGATAATGCCTATCAGGCCATGTTAACAG ATCGTGAAAATCAGTCTGTCCTGATTAC TGGAGAATCTGGTGCCGGTAAGACTGTGAACACCAAGCGTGTCATCCAGTACTTTGCAACAATTGCAGCTCTTGGAGACGCTGGAAAGAAAAAGGAGCTCACCAACAGTTTGCAG GGAAGTCTGGAAGATCAAATCATCCAGGCCAACCCTCTGCTGGAAGCCTTCGGTAATGCCAAGACAGTGAGAAATGACAACTCATCTCGTTTC GGTAAATTCATTAGAATTCACTTTGGAACCACTGGAAAACTGTCTTCAGCTGATATTGAGACAT ATCTGCTAGAGAAGTCCAGAGTTACTTTCCAACTGTCAGCTGAAAGAAGCTACCACATCTTCTACCAGATCATGACAAATGCAAAACCAGAGATTGTTG AGATGCTTCTGATTACCACAAACCCATATGACTATCCTTCCATCAGTCAGGGTGAGATTGTTGTGAAGAGTATTGATGATGTGGAAGAATTTCTGGCCACAGAT AGTGCCATTGATGTCCTTGGTTTCAACTCAGATGAAAAGATTGGAATCTACAAAATGACCGGTGCAGTCATGCATCATGGAAACTTGAAATTCAAGAATAAGCAAAGAGAGGAACAGGCCGAGCCTGAGGGCACTGAAG TTGCTGACAAAATTGCCTATTTGATGGGCCTGAACTCAGCTGATATGCTAAAAGCATTGTGCTACCCAAGAGTAAAAGTCGGCAATGAATATGTTACTAAGGGTCAGACTGTGCCAcag GTCTACAACGCTGTGGGTGCTCTCTGCAAGTCTGTTTTTGAGAAACTGTTCTTGTGGATGGTGACACGTATCAACCAACAGCTTGATACTAAGCAGCCCAGACAGTTCTTCATTGGTGTGCTGGATATTGCTGGATTTGAAATTTTTGAT TTCAACAGCTTGGAGCAGCTCTGCATCAACTTCACCAATGAAAAACTGCAACAGTTCTTCAACCACCACATGTTCGTCCTGGAACAGGAGGAGTACAAGAAAGAAGGAATTGACTGGGAATTCATTGACTTTGGTATGGATCTGGCTGCCTGCATTGAGCTTATTGAGAAG CCTATGGGCATTTTCTCAATCCTTGAAGAAGAGTGCATGTTCCCCAAGGCTACTGACACTTCCTTCAAGAACAAACTGTATGAACAGCATCTGGGCAAGTGCAAGAACTTTGAGAAGCCCAAGCCTGTCAAAGGAAGACCTGAAGCTCACTTCTCTCTGGTTCATTATGCTGGTACTGTGGATTATAACATTAGCGGCTGGCTGGAAAAGAATAAGGATCCACTGAACGATTCAGTTGTACAGCTCTACCAGAAGTCTTCAGTGAAACTGTTGGCCTTCCTCTACGCCGCACATAATGCTCCAGAAG CTGATAGTGGTGGAAAGGGTGGAAAGAAGAAGAAGGGTGGTGCTTTCCAGACAGTGTCTGCTTTGTTCAGG GAAAATTTGAACAAGCTGATGACCACCTTGAGAAGCACTCATCCTCATTTTGTACGCTGTCTGATTCCAAATGAGTCTAAGACTCCTG GTATTATGGAAAACCATCTGATTATCCACCAGCTGAGATGCAACGGTGTGTTGGAAGGTATCAGAATCTGCAGAAAAGGATTCCCAAGCAGAATCCTCTATGCTGACTTTAAACAACG GTACAAGGTACTGAATGCAAGTGCAATCCCAACTGGAGAGTTCATTGACAGCAAGAAAGCTTCTGAGAAACTTTTGGGATCTATTGATGTTGATCACACTCAGTACAAATTTGGACACACCAAG GTGTTCTTCAAGGCTGGTCTTCTGGGTACCTTGGAAGAAATGAGAGATGAAAAATTGGCAAAGCTCATCACTTGCACTCAAGCTCTTTGCAGAGGATACCTGATGAGAATTGAATTTAAAAAGATGATGGAAAGAAG AGAGGCAATCTTCATCATCCAGTACAATGTCAGATCTTTCACAAATGTCAAACACTGGCCATGGATGAAGCTGTACTTCAAAATTAAACCTCTTTTGAAGAGTGCTGAGACTGAAAAGGAAATGGCAAACATGAAAGAGGAGTTTGAAAAAACCAAGGAGGCTCTGGTCAAGGCAGAAGCAAAAAAGAAGGAACTAGAAGAAAAAATGATTGCCCTTCTGCAGGAGAAGAATGAATTACTCCTACAATCCCAGTCT GAAGGTGAAAGCCTGGCTGATGCTGAAGAAAGATGTGAAGGGCTCATTAAAGCCAAAATCCAACTGGAGTCTAAGATCAAGGAAATCACAGAGAGACTTGAGGATGAGGAGGAAAGCAATGCTGAGCTAACAGCCAAGAAGAGGAAGTTGGAGGACGAATGCTCAGAGCTGAAGAAAGACATTGATGACCTGGAGCTTACCTTGGCTAAAGTTGAAAAGGAAAAGCATGCCACAGAAAACAAG GTTAAAAATCTTACTGAAGAATTGGCAGCACTTGATGAGAACATCTCAAAGGTGTCCAAGGAAAAGAAAGCACTCCAAGAGGCTCACCAACAAACACTTGATGATCTTCAGGCTGAAGAGGACAAAGTCAGCTCTTTGACAAAGGCTAAAACTAAGCTGGAACAACAAGTAGATGAT TTGGAAGGCTCCCTGGAACAAGAGAAGAAACTTCGTCTTGACCTTGAAAGAGCCAAGAGAAAACTTGAAGGTGATCTTAAGCTGTCTCAGGAAACAGTCATGGATCTTGAAAATGACAAGCAGCAAACAGATGAAAAACTAAAGAA GAAGGACTTTGAAATCAGCCAGCTGCAAAGCAAAATTGAGGATGAACAAACACTTGGTTCTCAGCTGCAGAAAAAGATCAAGGAACTGCAG GCTCGTATTGAAGAACTTGAGGAGGAGATAGAAGCTGAACGTGCAGCTCGTGCCAAGGTTGAGAAACAGAGGGCTGATCTCTCCAGGGAACTAGAGGAAATCAGTGAGAGGCTAGAAGAGGCGGGAGGAGCAACATCTGCCCAGATTGAGGTGAACAAGAAACGTGAAGCTGAGTTCCAGAAATTAAGACGTGACCTGGAAGAGGCCACACTTCAGAATGAAGCCATATCTGCATCTTTGCGCAAGAAACATGCTGACAGTGTTGCTGAGCTTGGGGAACAAATTGATAACTTGCAACGTGTTAAGCAGAAGCTTGAGAAAGAAAAGAGCGAGTTTAAGATGGAAATTGATGACCTCGCTAGCAACTTGGAGAATGTCTCCAAATCAAAG GCCAACCTTGAAAAACTTAACAGAGTAATTGAGGACCAACTCAGTGAAGTGAAGGCAAAGGATGATGAGCATCAACGACTTCTCAATGACATCAGTACTCAGAAAGCACGACTGCAGACTGAGAATG GTGAGCTTTCACGTCAACTTGAAGAAAAGGAGTCTCTGGTTTCACAGCTGTCAAGAGGAAAGCAGGGATTCACTCAGCAAGTAGAAGAGCTGAAGAGGCAACTAGAAGAGGAGACAAAG GCTAAGAATGCCCTTGCTCATGCACTGCAATCATCTCGCCATGACAATGACCTGCTCCGTGAGCAGTATGAAGAGGAACAAGAAGCAAAGGCTGAGCTTCAGCGCACTTTGTCTAAAGCAAATGGCGAAGTTGCTCAATGGAGAACCAAATATGAAACAGATGCCATTCAGAGGACTGAAGAGTTGGAAGAGGCCAA GAAGAAGCTTGCTCAGCGGTTACAAGATGCTGAGGAGCAAGTAGAGGCTGTGAACTCTAAATGTGCATCCTTGGAAAAGACCAAACAGAGGCTGCAGTCTGAAGTGGAGGACCTGATGGTGGATGTTGAGAGAGCAAATAGTGCAGCAGCTGCTCTTGACAAGAAGCAAAGGAACTTTGATAAG GTTCTGGTGGAATGGAAACAGAAATATGAAGAGGGACAGGCCGAACTAGAGGCAGCTCTCAAAGAAGCCCGTTCACTGAGCACAGAGATCTTCAAGATGAAGAATGCTTATGAGGAGTCTTTGGAACAAGTTGAAACCTTGAAACGGGAAAACAAGAATCTGCAAC AGGAGATTTCAGATCTGACCGAACAAATTGGTGAATATGGAAAATCAATTAATGAGTTGGAGAAAGTAAAGAAACAAGTTGAACAGGAAAAGAGTGATCTGCAGGCTGCCTTGGAGGAAGCTGAG gGATCTTTGGAACACGAGGAAGCTAAGATTCTGCGTGTCCAGCTTGAATTAAATCAAGTGAAATCTGAAGTTGACAGGAAAATTGCAGAGAAGGATGAAGAACTTGAACAACTGAAGAGGAACAGCCAGAGAGCTATTGACACCATGCAGAGCACCTTAGACTCAGAAATCAGAAGCAGAAATGATGCTCTGAGACTGAAGAAGAAGATGGAAGGAGACTTGAATGAACTCGAGATTCAGCTTAGCCATGCCAACCGTCAAGCTGCTGAGGCTCAGAAACAACTCAGAAATGTTCAGGCACAGCTGAAG GATGCTCAGCTGCAGCTGGATGATGCAGTGAGAGGACAGGAAGACCTGAAGGAACAGGTTGCTGTGATTGAGCGCAGAAATACCCTGCAACAGGCTGAAATTGAGGAGATTAGGGCTGCTCTGGAACAAACAGAGAGATCTCGTAAAATTGCTGAACAAGAGCTTCTGGATGCTAGTGAACGTGTTCAGCTCCTGCACTCACAG AACACAAGCCTTATCAATAGCAAGAAGAAGCTGGAGAGTGATgcctctcaactccaaaatgaggTTGAGGAAGCAGTTCAAGAATCCAGAAATGCTGAAGAGAAAGCTAAGAAAGCCATCACAGAT GCTGCCCTCATGGCAGAGGAACTGAAGAAGGAACAAGACACTAGTGCCCACTTGGAAAGAATGAAGAAGAACCTTGAACAAACTGTGAAGGATCTGCAGCACCGTCTTGATGAAGCTGAACAATTGGCACTGAAGGGTGGCAAGAAGCAGCTTCAGAAACTTGAGTCTAGA GTGCGTGAATTAGAAAATGAACTGGACAATGAACAGAAACGTGGTACTGAAGCAATAAAGGGCGTGCGCAAATATGAGAGAAGAGTGAAGGAATTGACCTATCAG actGAGGAGGACAGGAAGAATGTGCTTAGACTGCAGGATCTGGTAGACAAATTGCAGTTGAAAGTTAAGGCCTACAAGAGACAATCTGAGGAGTCT GAGGAACAAGCCAATTCCCATCTGAGCCGTTTCAGGAAGGTACAGCATGAACTTGAAGAAGCTGAAGAGAGAGCTGATATTGCGGAGTCTCAAGTGAATAAGCTCAGGGCTAAAAGCCGTGACGTCGGTGGCAAG AAGGAAACAGAAGAGTAA